The segment TTTTGCGACAACTCGGGATCTAGGTGTATTGAGGTTAGACGTGCGAAGAGAGGGAACTTCTTTGTCCTCAAGGGTGAAGAAAACGATGAACACTCTGTCTCGTTGATTCTTCGAATAGTAGATGAGAATGGTGAGGCGTTTTGGTTTCAGATCCAGTTAGGTTTCTGCTTTATGATGCTTAGTGTTTTAAcggtttgttgttgttgcaggaaGAGTGAGGAACATTCATTTCTTGTTCTATCAAGAAGGTGATACTGCTTCAAAGGTGTCGAGTGAGATGGTTGAGCAGCTTGAGTTAACTGACCAGAACGTCTCGTTTATAGCCGAACTCATTGATATTCTCCTTGTCAACATGATACCCACATGGAAAACTGATGTTACGGTCGATCATCTCATTCATTCCCAGCTGAATCAGAGCTCAAGAAGCCATCAGAGTGCACATAGACAAGAGGAGAGTGCTTTTCACGACGCTTGTGAGTCGGTTCGTCACTCGTGGAACTCTGATTGTCGAAGATCAGAGGAGGAATATAAGCAGTGTGTGGATGGTGTTAAAGGAGAAGACATGAGCTCCAATcaagaagaagcagaggaggCAGTTGATCCGGTGAGGTTGAGAGAGGAACTGGAGGAGATAGAAGCTAAGTATCGGGAAGAGATGAAAGAGATAGGaaggaaaagagaagaagcaatAATGGAGTCAAAGAAAAGGTTGTCTCAGAAGAAGACTGAACAGGTTGGTTGATTGAGTAGCTAAAGAACACACAACAAAGAAGTCATCGGtggtttgtcttttttttcctATTGTTTCTTGAGCGCAAAGAAAAGCACTCGTCTCCCTGAAAGTGTAGAAAGTTTCCTACAGGATGAAGAGTGTCTCTGCTTACGGTTGTTTCTTAAATGGTCGCGGTTAAAGATTTTGGGTATATGGTCGGATGTTAAGAACCCAAGGATGATGTTAGAAAATGTCACGTTTCGTATcctctttttattttgtagaaATATGATCAATGTAAAGATGAATTAAACGTATAACATTCAAGTCTTTGAAGAACACGCAAGTGCTTGATAAAGCAGAGAAACAGGATGACAAAATCATAACAATCGATACACAATACCAAGGCAAGATCAGGCAAGAGACATCATAAGTAGCAGATGCCATTAACAGAAGTACATGAGCTCCAACCGAACCAGTAAGTccggaggaagaagagaagttCAGCCAAGTACCAGTAAAAGACGAGATAATAGCAAGGAGAAGAAAAGCAGCTGAAATAGAGAAATATGATTGGGTGGCAAATCAGTAAATAACAACGACCGTTTTCATTTTCGTTTTGTATTTTTCCAATCTTTGTTAAGTTTGTTGGCTGAAGAATAAGTGAACAAGTCTATAGCAATTGGGAAAAAAAGTTAACCTAAAGTTTCATTTCATGCAACTGGTTCCATCAGTAGAGACGAAACTGTAATTAAGGAGTTTAAGAAAGAAACCAAACACATTCTGTCTTTTCCAAGAACACATTgcataaaatcaaacaaaacatgGCTAAGACCGTAACAACcgaacaaaaccaaaaatcacTGGTCGCCAGGAAGTGACTTGATGATGTCGGAATCACCAGGATCAACGATGCTGAGGCAAGAGACACGGAAGTACTTTCCACAAGCAGTACCCAAATCGACATTGTTGCCATTGTAATGATGAACACCGACTTTAGCAAGCATAGCGTAGTACTCGATCTCTGATCTCCTCAACGGAGGGCAGTTGCTCGAGATCAGAATCAACTTAcctaacacacacacacacacaacataTCCAAAACATCCCATTCTACCAATTATACTAACAGAATTTTTGACgaatacaaacaaacaaatcaatcGAATTGACAGTGAAAGTGTTTACCTTTGGAGCTGCGAAGGGATTTGAGAACAGATTTGTAGCCGAGAGTGTACTTTCCACTCTTCATGACCAGAGCTAATCTGCTGTTGATTCCTTCATGGGACTTCTTCGTCTTCTTTGCCGCTACCATTTTTTCTCGACCGCCGGGAAGAGTTGCAGATCTCGCCGGGTTAATAGGTTGAGAGGCCTTTCGGGGTGAACGCAGAAAGCTGTTGAGCGGCTCAAAATGTGAATTTATAttagagaagagagatgaaggAACCCTAAGGGCCTTTTTCAAGAGACGAGGCCCACGGCCCAATAGAAACTTGAGCTAAGGCCTACTCAAGAAATCATTAAAACTCATGGTGTTGAGGACTAAAACACTATTGCCATAACCCAAATAAAAGAACACATGTGAAACCAATATACAGAGTGTGATGACAGTTCTTATAGAGAAGGTGAGCAAATAAACTTCAACGTTGAGTAGTCTTACTTTACCACACAAGATCAAAGAGCTTTCGATCACGCTTGCAATGGTTAACAAATTGCAGTAGTTTCTCGATCTAAGCTGCAATGGCTTGttgttatatgttttttttctttcaaaatatatGAGAGCATTTTCAGTGTTGAGGGATTAGGAAAGTGACTCTTttatttaactatataatttagtttaaaattatgaaattaatcACGTGTTGACAAATGTTATATGGATAATGGATTTCTCATACGTTTTTAAGGTCTTCTCCCtctctttctattttttatttttatataacatattcACTTAGAAATGCACATTGGAATGCGTTAGGTATGGTCTGGTGACTCTGGTCTAGTTTTGATGAGCTTTTCAATTGTGGAACAAGTACAATTATTTTGATCAACTTAAAGTATGATTAACTTTTTTCTCTTTGGATAGGTTCGGTTAATCAAAATGGAAcagcaaaaaaaagagatggaGCGCCATTCATGAGTGTACAGCTTTTGATAAATTAGAAACTAGATTAAATATGTGTTGTTTGATTAAATATAGTAAAGTTAGATAACATGCGGTGAATATTGCTTAGTAAAGTGATATAATAATGAACAATTGAGAAGGTACATTGCATACGTGTATTTGTAATTTAAGAATCGATTGCGGAATTAACGGATATTAATCAAATCATTCTTTATGCCCATTATACGTACCCATCATATCGTACGAATCATGCCATGTTCGCCATTACTCTTCCAATTTAACGAGTCATCATATTACATAATTTCGAgttataattatatgttaattacGTACATGTAATTCTCTAGAAAATATGAAGATATTAAAGTAATCAAAAGGAAAACAATAAAAACTCGTTATCTAGATTAACTTATATAGTTTCTGTGAGCTCTTTCTATGTAGCTCTATCTTTTGGCGGCACATCTTTCGGCTTCTCTGTCTAGTGTAGGGGTTGGTCTTTTTCAATTCGATAATCAACActtagttatgttttttttttttttttggtcaaacactTAGTTATGTTTTCATTGAACCGTAATAGACAACTTAAAGAAAAAT is part of the Raphanus sativus cultivar WK10039 chromosome 5, ASM80110v3, whole genome shotgun sequence genome and harbors:
- the LOC108862920 gene encoding putative 60S ribosomal protein L30-1, which codes for MVAAKKTKKSHEGINSRLALVMKSGKYTLGYKSVLKSLRSSKGKLILISSNCPPLRRSEIEYYAMLAKVGVHHYNGNNVDLGTACGKYFRVSCLSIVDPGDSDIIKSLPGDQ